One Echeneis naucrates chromosome 1, fEcheNa1.1, whole genome shotgun sequence DNA segment encodes these proteins:
- the parn gene encoding poly(A)-specific ribonuclease PARN: MEVTRKNYKDSLNTVYSAIEEADFLAIDGEFSGISDGPNVSALTNGLDTPEERYTKLKKHSMDFLLFQFGLCTFKYDQAKSKYITKPFNFYIFPKPFNRTSPDIKFICQSSSIDFLASQGFDFNKVFCHGIPYLNQDEEAQLREQTEERRNQHANGGGTPSYISPSSSKSPANVPEEHKDFINRVIEKVEALFSNSEKTLDLEPCTGFQRKLIYQTLNWKFPKGLHVETVETEKKERYIQVIKVDEEERKRREQQKLEREQEELNDAVGFSRVIHAISKSGKLVVGHNMLLDVMHTIHQFYCSLPEDLQDFKEVTMCVFPRLLDTKLMASTQPFKELITNTSLAELEKQLKDTPFKSPQVETAAGFPSYDTAQEQLHEAGYDAYITGLCFISMANYLGSFLTPPKAYISARSKLIEPFFNKLFLMRIIDIPYLNITGPDLQPKRDHVLYVTFPKEWKTSDLYQLFSAFGNIQVSWVDDTSAFVSLSQTDQVQIAMNTSRYAESYRIQTYAEYVQGKQLEKEKLGQTVKSWGEDGWVKSHYASSTTSSGFGYSRGLRKRSISPVQGEQGSGEPLIADGWSHYSYPDSTGSKKMKTDDTSGQANAVESKTSEGWLKTADSSNSAGLSPAPDEEESPEGTDPADDANGTVTWQQAPAVHGRKGQKNKKKKSEVAESTTSLFEVPEVW; this comes from the exons ATGGAGGTGACACGGAAAA attataAAGACTCCTTAAACACAGTGTACAGCGCCATAGAGGAGGCTGACTTCCTTGCCATCGATGGGGAGTTTTCAG ggATAAGCGACGGTCCTAATGTCAGTGCACTCACCAACGGTTTGGACACGCCAGAGGAGAGATACACCAAGCTCAAAAAG CATTCGATGGATTTTCTGCTGTTCCAGTTTGGATTATGTACGTTCAAGTATGACCAGGCAAAGTCAAA GTACATCACAAAgccttttaatttttatatattcccCAAACCGTTCAACAGGACCTCCCCAGACATTAAGTTCATCTGCCAA agttCCAGTATTGACTTCCTGGCCAGTCAGGGATTTGACTTCAACAAGGTTTTCTGTCACG GAATCCCATACCTAAATCAAGATGAGGAAGCACAGCTGAGGgagcagacagaggaaagaaggaatCAACACGCTAATGGTGGAGGGACACCTTCTTACATCTCCCCATCGTCCTCCAAGAGCCCAGCAAATGTACCTGAAGaacacaaagacttcatcaacAGGGTGAT AGAGAAAGTTGAAGCCCTCTTCAGTAACTCAGAGAAGACTTTGGACCTGGAGCCATGTACTGG atttcaGAGAAAGCTGATATACCAGACCCTGAACTGGAA GTTTCCCAAGGGACTTCATGTTGAAACcgtggaaacagaaaag AAGGAGCGTTACATCCAGGTCATCAAAGTcgatgaagaggagaggaagaggagggagcaGCAGAAACTGGAAAGAGAACAG GAGGAGTTGAATGATGCTGTTGGTTTCTCCAGGGTCATCCATGCCATCTCTAAATCT GGCAAACTCGTTGTTGGTCACAACATGCTCTTGGATGTGATGCACACCATCCACCAGTTCTACTGCTCTCTTCCAGAG GACCTGCAAGACTTCAAAGAGGTTACAATGTGCGTCTTTCCACG ACTTCTGGACACCAAGTTAATGGCTTCCACTCAGCCATTCAAG GAGCTGATCACAAACACCTCTCTGGCAGAGctggagaaacagctgaaagaCACCCCCTTCAAGTCACCACAAGTTG AAACAGCTGCAGGGTTCCCTAGTTATGACACAGCCCAGGAGCAGCTCCACGAGGCAGGATACGATGCCTACATCACTGGCCTCTGTTTCATCTCCATGGCCAACTACCTGG GCTCATTTTTGACTCCACCAAAGGCTTACATCTCAGCTCGATCAAAACTCATTGAGCCTTTCTTCAACAA GCTTTTCCTGATGAGGATAATAGATATTCCCTACCTCAATATCACAGGACCAGATT TGCAACCCAAAAGAGACCATGTCCTGTATGTCACCTTCCCAAAAGAATGGAAAACAAGTGACCTCTACCAGCTCTTTAGTGCCTTTG GGAACATCCAGGTTTCATGGGTAGATGACACATCAGCATTTGTGTCGCTGAGTCAAACAGACCAGGTGCAGATTG CTATGAACACAAGCCGCTATGCAGAGAGCTACAGGATCCAAACGTACGCAGAGTACGTCCAGGGCaagcagctggagaaggagaagctCGGCCAGACTGTCAAAAGTTGGGGAGAGGACGGCTGGGTGAAGTCTCACTAtgcctcctccaccacctcgAGTGGTTTTGGGTATTCCAG GGGTTTAAGGAAACGCAGCATCAGTCCGGTTCAAGGAGAGCAGGGGAGCGGAGAACCACTAATTGCAGATGGCTGGAGTCACTATTCATATCCAGATAGTACAGGCAGCAAGAAGATGAAAACTGATG ATACAAGTGGACAAGCAAATGCTGTCGAGAGCAAGACATCAGAGGGATGGCTGAAGACAGC AGATTCATCAAATTCAGCAGGGCTGAGTCCAGCTCCTGATGAGGAGGAAAGTCCTGAGGGCACTGATCCAGCCGATGACGCTAACGGGACTGTCACCTGGCAACAAGCCCCAGCTGTCCACGGGAGGAAAGGtcaaaagaacaagaaaaagaagtctGAAG TGGCTGAATCTACAACATCACTGTTCGAAGTCCCAGAAGTCTGGTAG